One window of the Parasphingopyxis algicola genome contains the following:
- a CDS encoding extensin family protein produces the protein MPSRLLILPLLAMLSACGMIDGRTDGPRPSQNVERLPPPSAETRQCLVNLSNQNVQYRRLPDRHFSNGCRAIGAVQLVQVGTPTRNLGAMTCPLAARYARWTREVLQPAARRHFGQPVTLVETFGTYGCRNIAGSGRLSEHGKANAIDISAFNLADGRRITVLEGWNNDDGRERRFLRDLHRGACERFEIVLGPDANADHRNHFHFDMGSRGPYCR, from the coding sequence ATGCCTTCGCGACTTCTCATCTTGCCCTTGTTGGCCATGCTGTCCGCATGCGGAATGATCGATGGCCGCACCGACGGGCCTCGTCCGTCGCAAAATGTCGAGCGGCTCCCGCCGCCCAGCGCCGAAACCCGGCAGTGCCTCGTCAATCTCTCGAATCAGAACGTCCAGTACCGCCGGCTGCCGGATCGGCACTTCTCGAACGGATGCCGCGCGATCGGGGCCGTGCAGCTCGTTCAGGTCGGTACGCCGACCCGCAATCTCGGCGCCATGACGTGCCCGCTCGCCGCCCGCTATGCGCGCTGGACGCGCGAGGTGCTCCAGCCCGCGGCGCGGCGTCATTTCGGTCAGCCGGTGACCCTGGTCGAGACGTTCGGCACCTATGGCTGCCGCAATATCGCCGGCAGCGGCCGGCTCTCCGAACATGGCAAGGCGAACGCAATCGACATATCGGCGTTCAACCTCGCCGATGGCCGCCGGATCACCGTACTAGAGGGCTGGAACAACGATGACGGCCGGGAACGGCGCTTCCTGCGCGATCTGCATCGCGGGGCCTGCGAACGGTTCGAGATCGTGCTCGGCCCCGACGCCAATGCCGACCACCGCAACCATTTTCATTTCGACATGGGTAGCCGCGGGCCATATTGTCGCTAA
- a CDS encoding phosphoserine transaminase, with amino-acid sequence MTNEPTVRPGRPFFSSGPTSKFPGWSLDKLSTESLGRSHRSKLGKGRLKYAIDLSREILGIPDDYLIGIVPASDTGAVELAMWNMLGARPATVAAWESFGNVWIQDAAKQLKPEGLSVLEADYGEIPDLRQIDPGDDIVFTWNGTTSGAKIPDTDWISDAREGVTINDATSAIFAQEMDWPKLDATTYSWQKVMGSEAAHGMLILSPRAVERIESYDPPWPLPKIFRVKKNGKLNRAIFEGATINTPSMLATEDYIAALEWAQSIGGLAELQARADRNAAVVDQWIEATPWMRNMVSDPAKRTNTGVCMVFQGDWYDGLSAEDQAAVPKKIVAMLEERDIGYDFNGYRDAPPSLRIWCGSTVETDDVAALLPWIEWAYAEVKAERG; translated from the coding sequence ATGACGAATGAACCTACGGTCCGTCCGGGCCGCCCTTTCTTTTCATCCGGACCCACATCCAAATTTCCCGGCTGGTCGCTCGACAAGTTAAGCACCGAATCGCTTGGCCGCTCGCATAGGTCGAAGCTCGGCAAGGGCCGGCTCAAATATGCGATCGATCTCAGCCGCGAGATTCTCGGCATCCCCGACGATTATCTGATCGGCATCGTTCCAGCGTCCGATACCGGCGCCGTCGAACTCGCCATGTGGAACATGCTCGGCGCGCGCCCGGCAACCGTCGCCGCATGGGAAAGCTTCGGCAATGTCTGGATCCAGGATGCCGCAAAACAGCTCAAGCCCGAAGGCCTGAGCGTCCTCGAAGCCGATTATGGCGAGATCCCGGATCTCCGCCAGATCGATCCGGGCGACGATATCGTATTCACTTGGAACGGCACGACCTCGGGTGCGAAAATTCCCGATACCGACTGGATTTCGGACGCGCGCGAGGGCGTGACGATCAATGACGCGACCTCCGCCATTTTCGCGCAGGAGATGGACTGGCCCAAACTCGACGCGACGACCTATAGCTGGCAGAAGGTGATGGGTTCGGAAGCCGCGCATGGCATGCTGATCCTGAGCCCGCGCGCCGTCGAGCGGATAGAGAGTTACGATCCGCCCTGGCCGCTCCCCAAGATCTTCCGCGTCAAGAAGAACGGCAAACTCAACCGCGCGATCTTCGAAGGCGCGACGATCAACACGCCGTCGATGCTGGCGACCGAAGACTACATCGCGGCCCTCGAATGGGCGCAGTCGATCGGCGGGCTTGCCGAACTTCAGGCGCGCGCGGACCGCAATGCAGCGGTTGTCGATCAGTGGATCGAAGCGACGCCCTGGATGCGCAACATGGTGTCCGACCCCGCCAAGCGGACGAACACCGGTGTGTGCATGGTCTTCCAGGGCGACTGGTATGACGGCCTGTCGGCCGAGGACCAGGCAGCCGTGCCGAAGAAGATCGTGGCGATGCTCGAAGAGCGCGATATCGGCTATGATTTCAACGGCTATCGCGATGCACCGCCAAGCTTGCGCATCTGGTGCGGATCGACGGTGGAAACCGACGATGTCGCCGCGCTGCTACCCTGGATCGAATGGGCCTACGCCGAAGTAAAAGCCGAACGCGGCTGA
- the serA gene encoding phosphoglycerate dehydrogenase: protein MPKVLISDKMDPKAAEIFRSRGVEVDEKTGLSKEELAEIICEYDGLAVRSSTKVTPKILEAATNLKVIGRAGIGVDNIDVPAASAQGVVVMNTPFGNSITTAEHAIAMMFALARQLPQADASTQAGKWEKSKFMGVELTHKTLGLIGAGNIGSIVADRAHGLKMRVVAYDPFLTEERAVELGIEKVTLDELLGRADFITLHTPLTDQTRGILSREAIAKTKPGVRIINCARGGLIDEAALKEALDSGQVAGAALDVFAEEPAKDNPLFGTPGLVSTPHLGASTSEAQVNVAIQVAEQMADYLLEGGVTNALNMPSLSAEEAPKLKPYMALAEKLGSLVGQLAHDAVQGISIEVEGAAAELNQKPITGAVLAGFMGAYSDTVNMVNAPYLAKERGLDVREVRHDREGVYHTLIRVAVMTDEGEKSVAGTLFGEDAPRLVEIFGIKIEADLDGAMLYVVNQDAPGFIGRIGTTLGEAGVNIGNFHLGRRDGGGDAVLLLSVDQPVEEPVLWKVCNLEGVKTVKTLSF, encoded by the coding sequence ATGCCCAAAGTGCTTATTTCCGACAAGATGGACCCCAAGGCCGCAGAAATCTTCCGTTCCCGCGGCGTCGAGGTCGATGAAAAAACCGGCCTTTCGAAGGAAGAACTGGCCGAGATCATCTGCGAGTATGACGGCCTCGCCGTCCGCTCTTCGACCAAGGTGACGCCGAAAATTCTCGAAGCCGCGACCAACCTGAAAGTCATCGGCCGCGCCGGGATCGGCGTCGACAATATCGACGTGCCCGCTGCGTCGGCACAGGGCGTCGTTGTCATGAACACGCCGTTCGGCAATTCGATCACGACCGCCGAACACGCGATCGCGATGATGTTCGCGCTGGCCCGCCAGCTGCCCCAGGCCGATGCCTCGACCCAGGCCGGCAAATGGGAAAAGTCCAAGTTCATGGGCGTCGAGCTGACCCACAAGACGCTTGGCCTTATCGGCGCCGGCAATATCGGCTCGATCGTCGCGGACCGCGCCCATGGCCTGAAGATGAGGGTCGTCGCCTATGATCCGTTCCTCACCGAGGAACGCGCCGTCGAACTCGGCATCGAAAAGGTGACGCTCGACGAACTGCTCGGCCGGGCCGATTTCATCACGCTCCACACGCCGCTGACCGACCAGACGCGCGGCATCCTCTCCAGGGAAGCGATCGCGAAGACGAAGCCCGGCGTCAGGATCATCAACTGCGCGCGCGGCGGACTGATCGACGAGGCGGCGCTCAAGGAGGCGCTGGACTCGGGCCAGGTCGCCGGCGCGGCGCTCGACGTGTTCGCCGAGGAACCGGCCAAGGATAATCCGCTGTTCGGAACGCCGGGCCTCGTCTCGACCCCGCATCTGGGCGCGTCGACGAGCGAGGCGCAGGTCAATGTCGCGATCCAGGTCGCCGAGCAGATGGCCGACTATCTGCTCGAGGGCGGCGTTACCAACGCACTCAACATGCCGTCGCTCTCGGCCGAGGAAGCGCCGAAGCTCAAACCTTATATGGCGCTCGCCGAAAAGCTGGGCTCGCTGGTCGGCCAGCTCGCGCATGACGCGGTTCAGGGCATTTCGATCGAAGTCGAGGGTGCGGCCGCCGAACTGAACCAGAAGCCGATCACCGGCGCGGTGCTGGCGGGCTTCATGGGCGCTTATTCGGACACGGTGAACATGGTCAACGCGCCCTATCTCGCAAAGGAACGCGGGCTCGATGTCCGCGAAGTGCGGCATGACCGGGAAGGCGTCTATCACACGTTGATCCGGGTCGCGGTGATGACGGATGAGGGCGAAAAGTCGGTCGCCGGGACATTGTTTGGCGAGGACGCGCCACGTCTGGTCGAGATTTTCGGCATCAAGATCGAAGCCGATCTCGACGGCGCGATGCTGTATGTCGTCAACCAGGACGCCCCGGGTTTCATCGGCCGGATCGGCACGACATTGGGTGAAGCGGGCGTCAACATCGGCAACTTCCATCTCGGCCGGCGCGACGGCGGGGGCGATGCCGTGCTGCTGCTCTCGGTCGACCAGCCGGTCGAGGAGCCGGTGCTGTGGAAGGTCTGCAACCTCGAAGGCGTGAAGACGGTGAAGACGCTAAGCTTCTAG
- a CDS encoding ATP phosphoribosyltransferase regulatory subunit: MNKIPPGLLPEGLRDRLPPEAEAAARLLRTVMDSVASHGYERVSPPLAEFEEGLVGQLKSDGAQDLLRIIDPVSRRTLALRPDITAQVGRIASTRMAARARPLRLAYGGEILRLRATQLRPERQLLQAGAELIGADSVAAASEILSMAVDTLAEAGVADITVDLTLPDLVPTLADGPFPLAADLIEPVRAELDEKDAGAIAALGADAYLPLIHAAGPVDRALERMRAIDAGGALETRLDGIEAIAAALGDRATIMLDPTERHGFEYQSWLGFSFFGADIAGEIGRGGSYTICPPDGDEEPAMGFSLYLDPLVDAGLGNKDMRRLFLPLGTDTELTKRLRGEGWRTVAALNPDDAAEALGCTHRLDGNEPKQI; this comes from the coding sequence ATGAACAAGATACCGCCTGGCCTCCTTCCCGAAGGACTGCGCGACCGGCTTCCGCCCGAGGCGGAGGCGGCCGCGCGGTTGCTGCGCACCGTGATGGATAGCGTCGCTTCCCATGGCTATGAGCGGGTGTCGCCGCCGCTCGCCGAGTTCGAGGAAGGGCTGGTCGGCCAGCTCAAATCGGACGGAGCGCAGGACCTGCTTCGGATCATCGATCCGGTTTCTCGGCGGACATTGGCGCTGCGCCCCGATATCACCGCGCAGGTCGGCCGCATCGCCTCGACGCGCATGGCGGCGCGAGCCCGACCGTTAAGACTTGCCTATGGCGGCGAGATTCTCAGGCTCCGCGCCACGCAACTGCGCCCGGAGCGGCAGTTGCTCCAGGCTGGGGCCGAGTTGATCGGCGCCGACAGCGTCGCGGCCGCAAGCGAGATACTCTCGATGGCCGTCGACACGCTGGCCGAAGCCGGCGTCGCGGACATCACGGTCGATCTGACGCTGCCGGATCTGGTGCCGACCCTCGCGGACGGCCCCTTCCCGCTCGCCGCGGACCTGATCGAGCCGGTCCGGGCCGAGCTCGACGAGAAGGACGCGGGCGCGATCGCAGCCCTGGGCGCCGACGCCTATCTGCCGCTGATCCATGCCGCGGGCCCCGTCGACCGGGCGCTCGAACGGATGCGGGCGATCGATGCGGGTGGCGCGCTCGAAACGCGGCTCGACGGCATAGAGGCGATCGCCGCGGCGCTGGGCGACCGGGCGACGATCATGCTCGACCCGACCGAACGCCATGGTTTCGAATACCAAAGCTGGCTCGGCTTCTCCTTTTTCGGCGCCGATATTGCAGGCGAGATCGGCCGCGGCGGCAGCTATACGATCTGCCCGCCGGACGGCGACGAGGAACCGGCGATGGGCTTTTCGCTCTATCTCGACCCGCTCGTCGATGCCGGCCTCGGCAACAAGGACATGCGCCGCCTGTTCCTGCCGCTCGGCACCGATACCGAACTGACGAAGCGGCTGCGCGGCGAGGGATGGCGGACGGTCGCCGCGCTGAACCCGGACGACGCGGCGGAAGCGCTCGGTTGCACACATCGGCTGGACGGAAACGAACCGAAACAAATCTGA
- a CDS encoding adenylosuccinate synthase, with product MANVTVIGAQWGDEGKGKIVDWLSARANVVVRFQGGHNAGHTLVIGNETYKLSLLPSGIVRGTPSMIGNGVVLDPWALRDEVEKIRGQGVEVTPETLHIAETCPLILPIHRDLDGMREDASGEGKIGTTRRGIGPAYEDKAGRRAIRVCDLAHLDELGPQLDRLCAHHDALRAGFGEPPVDRERLLADLHDIADFVLSFAGPVWRSLNEARQRGDRILFEGAQGVLLDVDHGTYPFVTSSNTIAGTAAGGSGLGPGAVGFVLGIVKAYTTRVGAGPFPTELEDETGKRLGERGHEFGTVTGRQRRCGWFDAVLVRQSVAVSGVTGVALTKLDVLDGFDEIKICTGYSVNGQDYDYLPPNTQDQAAVEPIYETIEGWSETTAGARSWNELPAQAIKYVRRVEELIGCPVALVSTSPEREDTILVRDPFAD from the coding sequence ATGGCCAATGTCACCGTTATCGGCGCCCAATGGGGCGATGAGGGCAAGGGAAAGATCGTCGACTGGCTGTCGGCACGCGCCAATGTCGTCGTCCGCTTCCAGGGCGGCCACAATGCCGGCCATACGCTCGTGATCGGCAACGAGACCTACAAACTGTCCCTGCTGCCCTCCGGCATCGTCCGCGGCACGCCCTCGATGATCGGCAACGGCGTGGTGCTCGATCCCTGGGCATTGCGCGACGAGGTGGAGAAGATTCGGGGCCAGGGCGTCGAAGTGACGCCTGAGACGCTGCACATTGCCGAAACCTGCCCGCTGATCCTGCCGATCCACCGCGATCTCGACGGGATGCGCGAGGATGCGAGCGGGGAAGGCAAGATAGGCACGACACGGCGCGGCATCGGCCCGGCTTATGAGGACAAGGCCGGACGGCGCGCGATCCGGGTCTGCGATCTGGCCCATCTCGACGAACTCGGCCCCCAGCTCGACCGGCTCTGCGCCCATCATGACGCACTGCGCGCCGGGTTCGGCGAACCGCCCGTCGATCGCGAACGGTTGCTCGCCGATCTGCACGACATTGCCGATTTCGTATTGTCCTTTGCCGGACCGGTCTGGCGCTCGCTCAACGAAGCGCGGCAGCGCGGCGACCGAATCCTGTTCGAGGGCGCGCAGGGCGTGCTGCTCGATGTCGATCACGGCACCTATCCGTTCGTCACCTCGTCCAACACGATTGCGGGAACCGCAGCCGGCGGATCGGGGCTCGGCCCCGGCGCGGTCGGTTTCGTACTCGGCATCGTGAAGGCCTACACCACGCGGGTCGGCGCCGGCCCTTTCCCGACCGAGCTCGAAGACGAAACGGGCAAGCGGCTCGGCGAGCGCGGTCATGAATTCGGCACCGTGACCGGCCGGCAGCGCCGCTGCGGCTGGTTCGACGCGGTGCTCGTGCGGCAATCCGTTGCGGTTTCCGGCGTCACCGGCGTCGCCCTCACCAAGCTCGACGTGCTCGACGGTTTCGACGAGATCAAGATCTGCACCGGTTACAGCGTCAACGGCCAGGATTACGATTATCTGCCGCCCAACACGCAGGACCAGGCAGCGGTCGAGCCGATTTACGAGACGATCGAAGGCTGGAGCGAGACGACCGCCGGCGCGCGTAGCTGGAACGAGCTCCCGGCCCAGGCGATCAAATATGTGCGGCGGGTGGAGGAACTGATCGGTTGTCCGGTGGCGCTGGTCTCGACCAGCCCCGAACGCGAAGATACGATATTGGTGCGCGACCCGTTCGCCGATTGA
- a CDS encoding parallel beta-helix domain-containing protein: MKSIAAMATLLLASTSAFAAVHSVEAGPDAQERLQGALIEAQPGDVVEIGAGRFELTDGLSLDIDNVTIRGAGADETILDFTNQVGAGEGLMVTSDDVVLRDFAVENSRGDGIKSKEADRIVYDGVRVEWTNGPDPSNGAYGIYPVESTHVLVQNSRVIGASDAGIYVGQSQQIIVRHNMVTHNVAGIEIENSYFADVYENMATENTGGILVFDLPNLPQMGGHSVRVFRNLIQNNNTANFAPAGNIVANVPAGTGVMVMANRNVHVFENVIEEHGSSNVMLVAYTETFDDPNYEPTIRDVFIHSNVQGRAGYAPDFEGGTELAAAVGGTLPPVLWDGNGTAIVVNDEVPVLSLGLTSPGQSVAEAQPSMAELASDDVPAAPEAVVLPESMVAAVQ, from the coding sequence ATGAAGTCCATAGCTGCCATGGCCACCCTGTTGCTCGCGTCGACGAGCGCCTTTGCCGCCGTCCATAGCGTCGAAGCCGGGCCGGACGCCCAGGAACGCTTGCAGGGCGCGCTTATCGAAGCCCAGCCGGGCGATGTGGTTGAGATCGGGGCCGGCCGGTTCGAACTGACCGACGGACTTTCGCTCGATATCGACAATGTCACGATCCGCGGCGCGGGCGCCGACGAAACGATCCTCGATTTCACCAACCAGGTCGGCGCGGGCGAAGGTCTGATGGTCACGTCCGACGATGTCGTGCTGCGCGATTTCGCGGTCGAGAACAGCCGCGGCGACGGAATCAAGTCCAAGGAAGCCGACCGGATCGTCTATGACGGTGTCAGGGTCGAATGGACGAACGGCCCCGATCCGAGCAACGGTGCCTATGGCATCTACCCGGTCGAATCGACCCATGTGCTCGTACAGAACAGCCGGGTGATCGGGGCCTCGGACGCGGGCATCTATGTCGGCCAGTCGCAACAGATCATCGTCCGCCACAATATGGTGACCCACAATGTCGCCGGAATCGAGATCGAAAACAGCTATTTCGCCGATGTCTACGAGAATATGGCGACCGAAAACACGGGCGGCATCCTGGTGTTCGACCTGCCGAACCTGCCGCAAATGGGCGGCCATTCGGTTCGGGTGTTTCGCAACCTGATCCAGAACAACAACACGGCAAACTTCGCGCCAGCCGGCAATATCGTCGCCAATGTGCCGGCCGGAACCGGCGTGATGGTCATGGCCAATCGCAACGTGCACGTGTTCGAAAATGTTATCGAGGAGCATGGATCGAGCAATGTGATGCTCGTCGCCTATACCGAGACATTCGACGACCCGAACTACGAGCCGACAATTCGCGACGTCTTCATTCACAGCAATGTGCAGGGCCGCGCCGGCTATGCACCTGATTTCGAAGGCGGCACAGAGCTCGCGGCGGCGGTCGGCGGCACGCTGCCGCCGGTTCTATGGGACGGGAACGGCACGGCGATCGTCGTCAATGACGAGGTGCCCGTGCTGTCGCTCGGCCTCACAAGCCCCGGCCAGTCGGTCGCCGAAGCCCAGCCGTCGATGGCGGAACTGGCGAGCGACGATGTGCCCGCGGCGCCGGAAGCCGTCGTCCTGCCGGAAAGCATGGTGGCTGCCGTCCAGTGA
- a CDS encoding SO2930 family diheme c-type cytochrome, with product MTRTLAALFGWLALVSASTPASVATDLIAGDTLPRSLSDFRFFTDGIGQTPNDRVIGYELNTPLFSDYAVKNRFVYVPEGQTAGYNADGVFEFPVGSALIKSFGYLADFRNPDGDIRWIETRVLLRRESGWVALPYIWNADGSDAVLARAGRRLPASWIDADGEAQEISYRVPNQNQCKTCHARNGEIALIGPSARNLNDGTRLAQWVDWTILDRTPADAPRVPRWDDESDGTLDERARAYLDVNCAHCHNAAGSASNSGLFLTYEESNPVTRGILKRPVAAGRGSGGFDFDIEPGHPERSILLYRMEARDPGIAMPELGRELRHEEGIALIRRYIATMDNQG from the coding sequence GTGACCCGGACTCTGGCCGCGCTCTTCGGTTGGCTGGCGCTGGTGAGCGCCAGCACCCCGGCATCCGTCGCGACCGATCTGATCGCGGGCGATACGCTGCCCCGTTCGCTGTCCGATTTTCGTTTCTTCACCGACGGGATCGGCCAGACGCCGAACGACCGCGTGATCGGCTACGAGCTCAATACGCCGCTCTTCTCCGACTATGCGGTGAAGAACCGGTTCGTCTATGTGCCGGAAGGGCAGACGGCCGGCTACAATGCGGATGGCGTGTTCGAATTTCCGGTCGGCTCGGCGCTGATCAAAAGTTTCGGCTATCTCGCCGATTTCCGGAACCCCGATGGCGATATCCGCTGGATCGAGACGCGCGTTCTGTTGCGGCGGGAAAGCGGCTGGGTCGCCCTCCCCTATATCTGGAACGCGGATGGCAGCGATGCCGTGCTCGCCCGCGCCGGCCGCCGTCTTCCGGCCAGCTGGATCGACGCGGACGGCGAGGCGCAGGAAATCAGCTATCGCGTACCCAACCAGAACCAGTGCAAGACCTGCCATGCCCGCAACGGCGAAATCGCGCTGATCGGGCCGAGCGCGCGCAATCTCAACGACGGTACACGCCTCGCCCAATGGGTCGACTGGACGATCCTCGATCGCACCCCGGCCGATGCACCCCGCGTGCCGCGCTGGGACGATGAAAGCGACGGAACGCTCGACGAGCGCGCGCGCGCCTATCTGGATGTCAACTGCGCCCATTGTCACAACGCCGCGGGCAGCGCGAGCAATTCAGGACTGTTCCTTACCTATGAGGAAAGCAACCCGGTAACGCGCGGAATCCTGAAACGGCCGGTGGCCGCCGGGCGCGGCAGCGGCGGTTTCGACTTCGATATCGAGCCCGGACATCCGGAACGCTCGATCCTGCTCTATCGGATGGAGGCCCGCGATCCGGGTATCGCGATGCCCGAACTCGGACGCGAGCTGCGTCACGAGGAAGGTATCGCCCTTATCCGGCGCTATATCGCTACCATGGACAACCAAGGTTAG
- a CDS encoding class I SAM-dependent methyltransferase, translating to MTSRESTQLLPRAHADEAHFEREWQDWAALLGIGAVQWPWLLRSLRGGTKTEKRQLLERLDLPIDALPNLGSWKADTSLLHKITDRILHTKPWLVVEFGAGASTLIAARALQINGSGRLISFDQHADFVDATRQWLADHGLSSDLRCVPLVESPGHWRGLWYDHGPLPDDIDLMLIDGPCWTIHPLGRGAAASLFDKIAIGGMVMLDDGARPGERIVRRRWAKMHPNFDFDLVSDGTKGTVIGIRHS from the coding sequence ATGACATCGCGTGAATCGACCCAGTTGCTGCCCCGCGCCCATGCCGACGAAGCGCATTTCGAGCGCGAATGGCAGGATTGGGCGGCCCTGCTCGGGATCGGGGCGGTTCAGTGGCCCTGGCTGCTGAGATCGCTGCGCGGCGGTACCAAGACGGAGAAACGCCAATTGCTCGAACGGCTCGACCTGCCGATCGATGCGCTCCCGAATCTCGGCAGCTGGAAGGCGGATACCAGCCTGCTTCACAAGATCACCGACCGGATACTCCATACGAAGCCGTGGCTGGTCGTCGAATTCGGCGCGGGCGCCTCGACGCTGATCGCCGCGCGCGCGCTGCAGATCAACGGATCCGGAAGACTCATCAGTTTCGACCAGCACGCCGATTTCGTCGACGCGACCCGGCAATGGCTCGCCGATCACGGGCTGAGTTCGGACCTGCGCTGCGTGCCGCTGGTCGAATCGCCCGGACACTGGCGGGGCCTGTGGTACGATCACGGGCCGCTGCCCGACGATATCGACCTGATGCTGATCGACGGCCCGTGCTGGACCATCCATCCGCTCGGACGGGGTGCGGCCGCGAGCCTGTTCGACAAGATCGCCATCGGCGGGATGGTGATGCTCGATGATGGTGCCCGGCCGGGCGAACGCATCGTCCGCCGGCGCTGGGCGAAAATGCACCCGAATTTCGATTTCGACCTGGTCAGCGACGGCACCAAGGGCACCGTCATCGGCATCCGCCACAGCTAG
- a CDS encoding dicarboxylate/amino acid:cation symporter: MKFWFKIPLWQRVVGALILGVITGLFWGPDAESIKWIGDLFIRAIKMLVVPLIFFSLVAGVAAIGDLRKLGAVGGRALLIFIVTGQISVWLGLGLGTFFAPGASLDAELPEGAEVPEAVPVSATDMILSMVPESPVQVMADVQVLPLIVFALLIGIGILMAKEDGEPAAKIFDSGAIIMQKVTMIVMELTPFGVFALMAWVAGTFGFEALLPLAKVVALNYAGCLIIIFGLYSAMVHFLAKVPAHDFFRGIIDAMAVSYSTASSNATLPVTLRCTQRNLGVSPSVSSFVVSLGATINMNGTAMYLGLATLFGAQIFGVDLTIGQYFLISILATLGAVGAAGIPGAGLIMMSLVFTAVGVPLETIAFVAGIDRIMDMMRTTTNVSGDAAVATTVAAMTDELDREELVSADDI, translated from the coding sequence ATGAAGTTCTGGTTCAAGATCCCGCTTTGGCAGCGGGTTGTCGGCGCGCTGATACTCGGCGTGATCACCGGCCTGTTCTGGGGTCCGGATGCCGAAAGCATCAAATGGATCGGCGATCTGTTCATCCGCGCGATCAAGATGCTCGTCGTGCCGCTGATCTTCTTCTCGCTCGTGGCAGGCGTCGCGGCGATCGGAGACCTGCGCAAGCTCGGTGCGGTCGGCGGCCGGGCGCTTCTGATTTTCATCGTCACCGGGCAGATTTCGGTCTGGCTCGGGCTCGGCCTCGGCACTTTCTTCGCGCCCGGCGCGAGCCTCGACGCCGAACTGCCCGAGGGCGCCGAAGTTCCCGAAGCCGTCCCCGTATCGGCGACGGACATGATCCTCTCAATGGTGCCGGAAAGCCCGGTCCAGGTCATGGCGGACGTCCAGGTGCTGCCCTTGATCGTGTTCGCGCTGCTGATCGGCATCGGCATCCTGATGGCTAAGGAAGACGGCGAACCGGCGGCCAAGATCTTCGATTCCGGCGCGATCATCATGCAGAAGGTGACGATGATCGTCATGGAGCTGACGCCGTTCGGCGTGTTCGCGCTGATGGCCTGGGTGGCCGGAACCTTCGGGTTCGAGGCCCTGCTCCCGCTCGCCAAGGTCGTGGCGCTCAACTATGCGGGCTGCCTGATCATCATCTTCGGCCTCTATTCGGCGATGGTCCATTTCCTCGCCAAGGTGCCGGCGCACGATTTCTTCCGCGGGATCATCGACGCGATGGCGGTCTCCTATTCGACCGCATCGTCCAACGCCACGCTTCCGGTCACCTTGCGCTGCACCCAGCGGAACCTCGGCGTGTCGCCCAGCGTATCGAGTTTCGTCGTCTCGCTCGGCGCCACGATCAACATGAACGGCACGGCGATGTATCTCGGTCTTGCGACCCTGTTCGGGGCGCAGATATTCGGGGTGGACCTCACGATCGGGCAATATTTCCTGATCTCGATCCTCGCGACGCTCGGCGCGGTCGGCGCGGCGGGCATCCCGGGCGCGGGCCTCATCATGATGAGCCTGGTCTTCACGGCGGTCGGCGTGCCGCTCGAGACGATCGCGTTCGTCGCCGGGATCGACCGGATCATGGACATGATGCGCACCACGACCAACGTGTCGGGCGATGCGGCGGTGGCGACGACAGTCGCGGCGATGACCGACGAACTGGATCGCGAGGAACTGGTCTCGGCCGACGATATCTAG